From one Musa acuminata AAA Group cultivar baxijiao chromosome BXJ2-6, Cavendish_Baxijiao_AAA, whole genome shotgun sequence genomic stretch:
- the LOC103987146 gene encoding protein SIEVE ELEMENT OCCLUSION C-like isoform X1 has translation MTLLIYDHGAENSRLHKYRISSQMICMMQSQISSDDILSEYEDILMKKIIQKHAPEDHQVDSAPLLDLTEDIFLNIKMSSVLTTGIKSCKEAVQEDSRSKQNAKILSTVKELGMTVHHMSCEMLQHSAADQPSDATTNAVLELLEKHRWSTKLAIVLAALASSYGKYWLIAQLCLTNPLAFSLAAIKGMSDSTKFTIMLNHRSKALRYLLEKMVSVTKCVMEFEILPLQYVTLDYDAMAMMKTQIHIASYWVIRSSVACASQITSMIASRFERAKAMPAAWELWSLVQKITYIYAGLSTKFDAFNQQIESKVYLRLLNLFEEVHVDNHDVLYTLFALKDDFPLRDSFSQKKVGVDVLKNKVVIIFISRMDEYPEKLLLIIQQSRNKSLTTSEEPYEIVWLPINFSAEVGERTHNQIADMIPWYSISEPSKVSPSVMKFIQQVWHFKGDPMMVVLDSYGKVLSLDAFDMIAIWGPKAYPFTISRERELWEEQSWTMNLLLDDIDPLLSYWMEDGKIICLYGSNDLGWVRELTKRMKDISEAGIRVELIYVGSKNFEQTRNILTRVMDEELSKYLSHININIFWLRLDSMQSSRLRLGYAIESDFITREINSLLTYDSVSTGWLLVSEGTSTEIFKLVGNEVLEYLSHFQLWGERVRKQGFLNALRKSLDPSSTTEPCDYSIITPFSESSDGVAVCKKCKSLMERHVMYQCGAC, from the exons ATGACCCTATTAATATACGACCATGGTGCTGAAAATTCCAGACTCCACAAATATCGTATATCGTCCCAAATGATTTGCATGATGCAGTCTCAAATTAGTTCAGATGACATCCTATCCGAGTACGAAGACATCTTGATGAAGAAGATTATTCAAAAACATGCGCCAGAAGATCATCAAGTTGATTCGGCTCCATTGCTTGATCTGACAGAGGACATATTTCTCAACATCAAAATGTCAAGTGTACTAACTACTG GAATCAAGTCATGCAAAGAAGCAGTCCAAGAGGACAGCAGAAGCAAGCAGAATGCCAAAATTCTCAGCACTGTAAAAGAACTAGGAATGACagtccatcacatgtcatgtgaA ATGCTGCAGCATAGTGCTGCAGATCAACCTTCCGATGCAACCACAAATGCTGTGTTGGAGTTGCTGGAAAAACATCGCTGGAGTACAAAGCTTGCCATAGTTCTTGCAGCATTAGCATCAAGCTATGGAAAGTATTGGCTCATTGCACAGTTATGTCTCACCAATCCTCTTGCCTTTTCACTGGCAGCAATCAAGGGAATGAGTGACAGTACAAAATTTACTATCATGTTGAACCACCGCTCCAAGGCTTTAAGATATCTTCTTGAGAAAATGGTCAGTGTGACAAAATGTGTGATGGAGTTTGAAATACTTCCGCTGCAGTACGTAACCTTAGATTATGATGCTATGGCTATGATGAAGACCCAAATCCATATAGCTTCCTATTGGGTAATCAGAAGTTCAGTGGCATGTGCTTCCCAGATCACTAGCATGATAGCTTCGAGATTTGAGAGA gCAAAGGCTATGCCTGCAGCATGGGAACTTTGGAGTTTAGTTCAAAAGATCACCTACATATATGCTGGTTTAAGTACGAAGTTTGATGCCTTCAATCAACAAATTG AGTCAAAAGTGTATTTGAGGCTCTTGAACTTGTTTGAGGAGGTCCATGTTGACAACCATGATGTTCTCTACACATTGTTTGCGCTAAAGGATGATTTTCCACTCAGAGATTCTTTCTCACAGAAAAAG GTTGGTGTGGATGTGTTGAAAAATAAGGTTGTTATAATCTTCATCTCAAGGATGGACGAGTACCCAGAAAAGCTTCTTCTTATTATACAACAGTCACGAAACAAATCACTTACCACGTCAGAGGAACCCTATGAGATTGTTTGGCTTCCAATTAACTTCTCAGCAGAAGTTGGAGAGAGAACACACAATCAAATAGCAGACATGATACCATGGTATTCGATAAGTGAACCTTCGAAAGTAAGCCCATCAGTTATGAAATTTATACAACAAGTATGGCACTTCAAAGGAGACCCAATGATGGTGGTCTTAGATTCTTATGGAAAGGTACTGTCACTAGATGCATTTGATATGATAGCAATTTGGGGACCGAAAGCTTATCCCTTTACAATTTCACGAGAAAGGGAGCTTTGGGAAGAACAAAGTTGGACAATGAACCTTCTACTAGATGATATTGATCCCCTTTTATCCTACTGG ATGGAAGATGGAAAAATCATTTGCCTTTATGGAAGTAATGATTTAGGATGGGTTCGAGAATTAACCAAAAGAATGAAGGACATCAGTGAAGCTGGAATTCGAGTAGAGCTTATCTATGTTGGAAGCAAAAATTTTGAGCAAACAAGAAATATATTAACAAGAGTCATGGACGAAGAACTAAGTAAATACTTGTCACATATAAATATTAACATCTTTTGGTTACGTTTGGACAGCATGCAGAGTTCAAGGCTGCGACTTGGTTATGCAATTGAATCTGATTTTATTACAAGAGAGATCAATTCCTTGTTGACCTATGATTCAGTAAGTACAGGTTGGCTACTTGTAAGTGAAGGGACATCAACTGAAATTTTTAAGCTTGTAGGGAATGAAGTGTTAGAATATTTATCACATTTTCAATTATGGGGTGAAAGAGTTAGAAAGCAGGGATTCTTGAATGCCTTGAGAAAATCTCTTGATCCTTCTTCGACCACAGAACCCTGTGATTACTCTATCATAACTCCATTTTCAGAGAGTTCAGATGGAGTTGCAGTTTGCAAGAAATGTAAGTCTCTCATGGAGCGGCACGTCATGTATCAATGTGGGGCATGTTGA
- the LOC103987146 gene encoding protein SIEVE ELEMENT OCCLUSION C-like isoform X3, translated as MTLLIYDHGAENSRLHKYRISSQMICMMQSQISSDDILSEYEDILMKKIIQKHAPEDHQVDSAPLLDLTEDIFLNIKMSSVLTTGIKSCKEAVQEDSRSKQNAKILSTVKELGMTVHHMSCEMLQHSAADQPSDATTNAVLELLEKHRWSTKLAIVLAALASSYGKYWLIAQLCLTNPLAFSLAAIKGMSDSTKFTIMLNHRSKALRYLLEKMVSVTKCVMEFEILPLQYVTLDYDAMAMMKTQIHIASYWVIRSSVACASQITSMIASRFERVSILPLNLIHLTWELWSLVQKITYIYAGLSTKFDAFNQQIESKVYLRLLNLFEEVHVDNHDVLYTLFALKDDFPLRDSFSQKKVGVDVLKNKVVIIFISRMDEYPEKLLLIIQQSRNKSLTTSEEPYEIVWLPINFSAEVGERTHNQIADMIPWYSISEPSKVSPSVMKFIQQVWHFKGDPMMVVLDSYGKVLSLDAFDMIAIWGPKAYPFTISRERELWEEQSWTMNLLLDDIDPLLSYWMEDGKIICLYGSNDLGWVRELTKRMKDISEAGIRVELIYVGSKNFEQTRNILTRVMDEELSKYLSHININIFWLRLDSMQSSRLRLGYAIESDFITREINSLLTYDSVSTGWLLVSEGTSTEIFKLVGNEVLEYLSHFQLWGERVRKQGFLNALRKSLDPSSTTEPCDYSIITPFSESSDGVAVCKKCKSLMERHVMYQCGAC; from the exons ATGACCCTATTAATATACGACCATGGTGCTGAAAATTCCAGACTCCACAAATATCGTATATCGTCCCAAATGATTTGCATGATGCAGTCTCAAATTAGTTCAGATGACATCCTATCCGAGTACGAAGACATCTTGATGAAGAAGATTATTCAAAAACATGCGCCAGAAGATCATCAAGTTGATTCGGCTCCATTGCTTGATCTGACAGAGGACATATTTCTCAACATCAAAATGTCAAGTGTACTAACTACTG GAATCAAGTCATGCAAAGAAGCAGTCCAAGAGGACAGCAGAAGCAAGCAGAATGCCAAAATTCTCAGCACTGTAAAAGAACTAGGAATGACagtccatcacatgtcatgtgaA ATGCTGCAGCATAGTGCTGCAGATCAACCTTCCGATGCAACCACAAATGCTGTGTTGGAGTTGCTGGAAAAACATCGCTGGAGTACAAAGCTTGCCATAGTTCTTGCAGCATTAGCATCAAGCTATGGAAAGTATTGGCTCATTGCACAGTTATGTCTCACCAATCCTCTTGCCTTTTCACTGGCAGCAATCAAGGGAATGAGTGACAGTACAAAATTTACTATCATGTTGAACCACCGCTCCAAGGCTTTAAGATATCTTCTTGAGAAAATGGTCAGTGTGACAAAATGTGTGATGGAGTTTGAAATACTTCCGCTGCAGTACGTAACCTTAGATTATGATGCTATGGCTATGATGAAGACCCAAATCCATATAGCTTCCTATTGGGTAATCAGAAGTTCAGTGGCATGTGCTTCCCAGATCACTAGCATGATAGCTTCGAGATTTGAGAGAGTGAGTATTCTTCCCCTAAACTTGATACATCTGA CATGGGAACTTTGGAGTTTAGTTCAAAAGATCACCTACATATATGCTGGTTTAAGTACGAAGTTTGATGCCTTCAATCAACAAATTG AGTCAAAAGTGTATTTGAGGCTCTTGAACTTGTTTGAGGAGGTCCATGTTGACAACCATGATGTTCTCTACACATTGTTTGCGCTAAAGGATGATTTTCCACTCAGAGATTCTTTCTCACAGAAAAAG GTTGGTGTGGATGTGTTGAAAAATAAGGTTGTTATAATCTTCATCTCAAGGATGGACGAGTACCCAGAAAAGCTTCTTCTTATTATACAACAGTCACGAAACAAATCACTTACCACGTCAGAGGAACCCTATGAGATTGTTTGGCTTCCAATTAACTTCTCAGCAGAAGTTGGAGAGAGAACACACAATCAAATAGCAGACATGATACCATGGTATTCGATAAGTGAACCTTCGAAAGTAAGCCCATCAGTTATGAAATTTATACAACAAGTATGGCACTTCAAAGGAGACCCAATGATGGTGGTCTTAGATTCTTATGGAAAGGTACTGTCACTAGATGCATTTGATATGATAGCAATTTGGGGACCGAAAGCTTATCCCTTTACAATTTCACGAGAAAGGGAGCTTTGGGAAGAACAAAGTTGGACAATGAACCTTCTACTAGATGATATTGATCCCCTTTTATCCTACTGG ATGGAAGATGGAAAAATCATTTGCCTTTATGGAAGTAATGATTTAGGATGGGTTCGAGAATTAACCAAAAGAATGAAGGACATCAGTGAAGCTGGAATTCGAGTAGAGCTTATCTATGTTGGAAGCAAAAATTTTGAGCAAACAAGAAATATATTAACAAGAGTCATGGACGAAGAACTAAGTAAATACTTGTCACATATAAATATTAACATCTTTTGGTTACGTTTGGACAGCATGCAGAGTTCAAGGCTGCGACTTGGTTATGCAATTGAATCTGATTTTATTACAAGAGAGATCAATTCCTTGTTGACCTATGATTCAGTAAGTACAGGTTGGCTACTTGTAAGTGAAGGGACATCAACTGAAATTTTTAAGCTTGTAGGGAATGAAGTGTTAGAATATTTATCACATTTTCAATTATGGGGTGAAAGAGTTAGAAAGCAGGGATTCTTGAATGCCTTGAGAAAATCTCTTGATCCTTCTTCGACCACAGAACCCTGTGATTACTCTATCATAACTCCATTTTCAGAGAGTTCAGATGGAGTTGCAGTTTGCAAGAAATGTAAGTCTCTCATGGAGCGGCACGTCATGTATCAATGTGGGGCATGTTGA
- the LOC103987146 gene encoding protein SIEVE ELEMENT OCCLUSION B-like isoform X2, translated as MTVHHMSCEMLQHSAADQPSDATTNAVLELLEKHRWSTKLAIVLAALASSYGKYWLIAQLCLTNPLAFSLAAIKGMSDSTKFTIMLNHRSKALRYLLEKMVSVTKCVMEFEILPLQYVTLDYDAMAMMKTQIHIASYWVIRSSVACASQITSMIASRFERAKAMPAAWELWSLVQKITYIYAGLSTKFDAFNQQIESKVYLRLLNLFEEVHVDNHDVLYTLFALKDDFPLRDSFSQKKVGVDVLKNKVVIIFISRMDEYPEKLLLIIQQSRNKSLTTSEEPYEIVWLPINFSAEVGERTHNQIADMIPWYSISEPSKVSPSVMKFIQQVWHFKGDPMMVVLDSYGKVLSLDAFDMIAIWGPKAYPFTISRERELWEEQSWTMNLLLDDIDPLLSYWMEDGKIICLYGSNDLGWVRELTKRMKDISEAGIRVELIYVGSKNFEQTRNILTRVMDEELSKYLSHININIFWLRLDSMQSSRLRLGYAIESDFITREINSLLTYDSVSTGWLLVSEGTSTEIFKLVGNEVLEYLSHFQLWGERVRKQGFLNALRKSLDPSSTTEPCDYSIITPFSESSDGVAVCKKCKSLMERHVMYQCGAC; from the exons ATGACagtccatcacatgtcatgtgaA ATGCTGCAGCATAGTGCTGCAGATCAACCTTCCGATGCAACCACAAATGCTGTGTTGGAGTTGCTGGAAAAACATCGCTGGAGTACAAAGCTTGCCATAGTTCTTGCAGCATTAGCATCAAGCTATGGAAAGTATTGGCTCATTGCACAGTTATGTCTCACCAATCCTCTTGCCTTTTCACTGGCAGCAATCAAGGGAATGAGTGACAGTACAAAATTTACTATCATGTTGAACCACCGCTCCAAGGCTTTAAGATATCTTCTTGAGAAAATGGTCAGTGTGACAAAATGTGTGATGGAGTTTGAAATACTTCCGCTGCAGTACGTAACCTTAGATTATGATGCTATGGCTATGATGAAGACCCAAATCCATATAGCTTCCTATTGGGTAATCAGAAGTTCAGTGGCATGTGCTTCCCAGATCACTAGCATGATAGCTTCGAGATTTGAGAGA gCAAAGGCTATGCCTGCAGCATGGGAACTTTGGAGTTTAGTTCAAAAGATCACCTACATATATGCTGGTTTAAGTACGAAGTTTGATGCCTTCAATCAACAAATTG AGTCAAAAGTGTATTTGAGGCTCTTGAACTTGTTTGAGGAGGTCCATGTTGACAACCATGATGTTCTCTACACATTGTTTGCGCTAAAGGATGATTTTCCACTCAGAGATTCTTTCTCACAGAAAAAG GTTGGTGTGGATGTGTTGAAAAATAAGGTTGTTATAATCTTCATCTCAAGGATGGACGAGTACCCAGAAAAGCTTCTTCTTATTATACAACAGTCACGAAACAAATCACTTACCACGTCAGAGGAACCCTATGAGATTGTTTGGCTTCCAATTAACTTCTCAGCAGAAGTTGGAGAGAGAACACACAATCAAATAGCAGACATGATACCATGGTATTCGATAAGTGAACCTTCGAAAGTAAGCCCATCAGTTATGAAATTTATACAACAAGTATGGCACTTCAAAGGAGACCCAATGATGGTGGTCTTAGATTCTTATGGAAAGGTACTGTCACTAGATGCATTTGATATGATAGCAATTTGGGGACCGAAAGCTTATCCCTTTACAATTTCACGAGAAAGGGAGCTTTGGGAAGAACAAAGTTGGACAATGAACCTTCTACTAGATGATATTGATCCCCTTTTATCCTACTGG ATGGAAGATGGAAAAATCATTTGCCTTTATGGAAGTAATGATTTAGGATGGGTTCGAGAATTAACCAAAAGAATGAAGGACATCAGTGAAGCTGGAATTCGAGTAGAGCTTATCTATGTTGGAAGCAAAAATTTTGAGCAAACAAGAAATATATTAACAAGAGTCATGGACGAAGAACTAAGTAAATACTTGTCACATATAAATATTAACATCTTTTGGTTACGTTTGGACAGCATGCAGAGTTCAAGGCTGCGACTTGGTTATGCAATTGAATCTGATTTTATTACAAGAGAGATCAATTCCTTGTTGACCTATGATTCAGTAAGTACAGGTTGGCTACTTGTAAGTGAAGGGACATCAACTGAAATTTTTAAGCTTGTAGGGAATGAAGTGTTAGAATATTTATCACATTTTCAATTATGGGGTGAAAGAGTTAGAAAGCAGGGATTCTTGAATGCCTTGAGAAAATCTCTTGATCCTTCTTCGACCACAGAACCCTGTGATTACTCTATCATAACTCCATTTTCAGAGAGTTCAGATGGAGTTGCAGTTTGCAAGAAATGTAAGTCTCTCATGGAGCGGCACGTCATGTATCAATGTGGGGCATGTTGA